A segment of the Kluyveromyces marxianus DMKU3-1042 DNA, complete genome, chromosome 5 genome:
AACCCGTTCACCTTTAGCGTCTGCTAAcgcttcttctcttggaCATCTTGGCACCACCTTGGCACCAGAATCTAGCAGCCGGCGCCAAGCAGCCAAGTAAGCCAAGTGAAAATACTCTCTCACACATACACTATTTCCGGACCAATACACTAATTAGTTAATTCATAGTGTGATGTGACTATTGTTGGACAATGTAATGGTCccagttttttttttttcgccCGCAGACACCCCCGTATCGGAACAACTACTCTAACCAATCCAGCTCAGATCTTGTTACCTGCTACTTCCTATTTTACTGCAGCACTTGCTCTCCCTCTTTTTTCACTGCGCCCGCGTCTACGCGCGCTTTCACTCCATATCTCACGCCGGGAACTCTGCTTTCCCCAGATTCTTCCGGCATCGCTCGACAAAAACGCATGACACCACCCATGCACCGCCTACTAAAACCACCCCCAAAGATTTTCcgttgtttctttttctccaTCCGTGACTATTCCAGGACTTTTCCGGGGCTATTCCCGTAAGCGCGCGCTCCCTGTATGAGCCCTGTGCGGCAGAATCTGTGCCTTAAAAAAgctcaaacaaaaaaaataaattttATCTaatgcatttttttttttaattttgcTGTAATTACCATCTTCGGCaccaaaacaacaacacaaTGTGGAGAAACCTCGAACTCATCACCCCATCTGAATTTTCCCCAGAAAAATAGTAGGGACTCGGAAAAAGTTTGTCCtcaattttcaattttttttcctttttaaCCCGTGgcacacacaaacaaacaaacatacGCGCGCGTgggtgaaaaaaaaatgaggAGATAAGACCTGCCGCCTAAAATATTCTGGAGAAACCCATCACCCCACCGCATATTTTGCCCAGAAAACACGCAGTAAAAGAGCCCCCACCCCGGAAAAACAATTGTTCTCCCCCTTTCCTATTTCAGCctgtaattttttttttgggtattttttttagccATGTCAGAAAATCCGAAGAAGCGGTATGTCGGGATCTATGGAGAAGCGCTTCACACCACCGAAATAAAGGGCCGTAGAAAGGGCCTGGAAAAGGTCAGAAGGAACCCCACGGAAAAACAATGTTTAGATTgggttttggtttttgttgttgtttttttttttgacgGTTTTTTTgatggtttttttttcccagcAGATACAGGGTTCAGCAGCTAAGCGATAAAAGTGTACATTGTGAACAGTAGTGTAGTGAAGGGCAGCGAAACAGGTGTGACTGACTGGTGCAACTAGTGGATGAGTTAGTTATTTCGCATAGTGCAATTCTCCGCGAGCAAGAAGGAAGAGTCTTGATGATGTAGCgtcgaaaaaaaaagtggtATGTTAGCGAAGCGGCGAAAAATTGGGGTTCACAGGTGAGATTGTAGCAGTAGTACTAGTAGAGTActagtagtagcagtaaTAGTGGCATGCAGCCCCAAATTTTACCTTCGAGAAGATTACGGGTATATCTCCAGCTGGGATTATCCTTATCCAGATTTGAAGTTTCTCCAGAAGAGCGGGATGGAAAAACTTTCTTGTCATTCAATAATCGATCGGTACGGTATGGTATGGAAGAGTGAAAAAAACACTTCTCCTGTTATGAACATCAGGTTCTGCAACACTTTCGTGTGGCTTGAAAGTAActgaaatatattttagaGTCTCTATTATAAAATGTATGTTCAGTGTATAAAATTTGTTCATTATCATTCATTAGTTTTATTGCAATTAGCATTAATATTAGGACGATAAAACGAGTTATCATTAGAATTTCGTGTTCCAGCAAAAGAAAGCTAATGAGCACTGACATGAAGCATTCCAGCAAGACATATCTTCTGAAATGAATGTATTAATTGGTAAGAAAAAAAGTCAATAACAAGTTACCAGACAGGATGGCACGAAGAGGCCATGAGAATTAAGCAGGTTAAAATTAATGCTTCAACAAAGCCTTGTACCATGGCTTGTCGTCATGTTGCAATTCATCGACGTTGTAGTCAGCGCCTCTTCTGGATGGTGGAACCCATGAGGTAGACTTCCATGCCAAGACACCTTCCAACCACATTTCAtcgacttcttccaaagttAGACCCTTGGTTTCTGggacaaagaagaagacgtaGAAGAACATGGCAACCAAACAGCCCATGAAGACGTAACCGTAGTAGAAGTGAATATCAGAGGTAATAAATGGAGTGAAGAAACTGATCAAGAAACCCCAGACCCAGTTAGAAGCGGTAGCGACACCCATACACTTGGACTTGACTCTCAATGGGTAAGATTCAGCAACAACGACGTAAGCAATTGGAGCCCAGGTGGTAGCGAAACATAGAATGTAGAAACAGGTGAAGACAATCATACAGTCACCAGCACCCTTAGAAGAAACACCACCGTTTGGACCCTTTGGCCACAACTTGGTAACACCGACGGATGCAAAGACAACCATACAACAGGTCATTAGAGCAGCACCCCATAGCAAACATTGACGACGGCCAAATCTACCAACAATGTAGATACCCAAGAAAGTGGAAGCGAAGTTGACAATACCCAAGACAATAGAAGTTTCGAAAGAATCGGTCATACCGACGGACTTGAAGATACTAGTACCGtagtagaagaagtagtTGTTACCGGTCAATTGTTGGAAAGATTGGACCATAATACCCATGACCAAACGTTGGAAAACCTTGGTCTTGGTGGAGAACAATTCcttgaaagaagcagaacCAGCTAGTCTTTCAGCTTCAACACCAGCAATCAACAAATCAGTTTCAGCTTGGACAGCTGGGTCTTCAATGGAAACCTTGTTGGTCTTGGCAATGGACAAACGTGCATCCTCGACTCTGTCTCTCTTCACCAAGTATCTTGGCGATTCAGGAACAACGGCCATACCTCCAATCATGAAAATGGCCCAGGCGAAACATAGACCCAATGGGACTCTCCATTGGACAGAGTTGGAGTAAGTCTTGGTACCGTAGTTGGTACAGTAACCCAAGAAGATACCCAATGTAATCATCAATTGGTAGCAGGACACCAAGGTACCTCTCAAATGCTTTGGAGAAGTTTCTGAAATTAACATTGGGGATAAGACAGCGATACCACCAACACCCAAACCAGAGATGATTCTACCGATGAAATATTGGTACCATTTGTCGATGGATGCGATCTGGATAATGATACCGATGAcataaacaacaacaacaatcaTTAACCCAATACGACGGCCGTACATATCACCGAAGTTTGAGAAACACACACCACCGATAGCACAACCAATACAGAAAATGGACACTAACAAACCGGTTCTGGAGTTGGACAAGTATGGAGTACCGTCTTTGTGTCTGTTACCGAACCTTCTAATGAAATCGGTTTGGTTAACAAAACCTGAAATGGTACCGGTATCCCAACCAAAGATAAAACCACCGAATGCGACAAATAGTGTCAAGATAGCCACAGTGATGTAGGCTGAGAGTGGTCTCTTTGGGATCTCAATTGGGACGACTTtctcatcgtcttcttAAGCATGGGATCCGACGTCAGTTGGGGCTGTGGAATTGTGGGAGTAGTCTAGAGATTTTTGATCAGGGCTACCTTGAGCAGCTGTTCCTGTCTGTAATGCAGCTTCTTCAGACATTGGgttctttctctatttgatattaattttaatcctatgtgtttttttgctttgACTTTAGCTTTAGCTTTTAAGAGTTTGTTAAGGAATAATAAGGTAAAGCTTGGTATTATTGATACTATTTGATGTGAATTGggaattgaattgaattgcATTAAAGGAACAGTTCAATGATGTCCAGTTAGATCGCCAAACCCCAACCTTTTTATAATAAAAGCTTGACCCCATATTTACTCTAAATCTATGGCTGGTGAACAGGCTCGCACCACTAAACCCAATCCTTCTCATAAGCTTGGAGAACTCTAAAGCATACTAAAGGAATACGCTATTCCATAAGGTCTACTTCCTCTGAATTCACCGCAGTGGATCAATTAGTGTCGTGCAGTTTCCCCGGACTTACAGCATGAACAGCCGTCGGAGGGCTCATCGCCGTGACTTAAACATCCGGCTTGTACTGCGCTCCACcaaaaatattaatatgCTGCTGTAACAGTAATTCCGTGACTTGACCCAACTCTGTAGCCTGAGATGCACTGAATCTAAAGAATATCCAGAATCTCAGATCGCCATATGTGTTGTTA
Coding sequences within it:
- the KHT2 gene encoding sugar porter family MFS transporter, whose translation is MYGRRIGLMIVVVVYVIGIIIQIASIDKWYQYFIGRIISGLGVGGIAVLSPMLISETSPKHLRGTLVSCYQLMITLGIFLGYCTNYGTKTYSNSVQWRVPLGLCFAWAIFMIGGMAVVPESPRYLVKRDRVEDARLSIAKTNKVSIEDPAVQAETDLLIAGVEAERLAGSASFKELFSTKTKVFQRLVMGIMVQSFQQLTGNNYFFYYGTSIFKSVGMTDSFETSIVLGIVNFASTFLGIYIVGRFGRRQCLLWGAALMTCCMVVFASVGVTKLWPKGPNGGVSSKGAGDCMIVFTCFYILCFATTWAPIAYVVVAESYPLRVKSKCMGVATASNWVWGFLISFFTPFITSDIHFYYGYVFMGCLVAMFFYVFFFVPETKGLTLEEVDEMWLEGVLAWKSTSWVPPSRRGADYNVDELQHDDKPWYKALLKH